In one window of Rhinopithecus roxellana isolate Shanxi Qingling chromosome 15, ASM756505v1, whole genome shotgun sequence DNA:
- the MMP8 gene encoding neutrophil collagenase has translation MFSLKTLPFLLLLHVQISKAFPVSSKEENTKIVQDYLEKFYQLPSNQYQSTRKNGTSMIVEKLKEMQRFFGLNVTGKPNEETLDMMKKPRCGVPDTGDFMLTPGNPKWKHTNLTYRILNYTPQLSETDVEGAIKKAFEVWSKVSPLTFTRISQGEADINIAFFQRDHGDNSPFDGPNGILAHAFQPGQGIGGDAHFDAEETWTTNSTNYNLFLVAAHEFGHSLGLAHSFDPGALMYPNYAFRETSNYSLPQDDINGIQAIYGTSSNPIQPTGPSTPKSCDPRLTFDAITTLRGEILFFKDEYFWRRHPQLQRVEMNFISLFWPSLPTGIQAAYEDFDRDLIFLFKGNQYWAVSGYDIQQGYPRDISNYGFPSSVQAIDAAVFYRSKTYFFVNDQFWRYDNQRQFMEPGYPKSISGTFPGIENKVDAVFQQEHFFLFFSGPRYYAFDLIAERVTRVARANKWLNCRYS, from the exons ATGTTCTCCCTGAAGACGCTTCCATTTCTGCTCTTACTCCATGTGCAGATTTCCAAGGCCTTTCCTGTATCTTCTaaagaggaaaatacaaaaattgttcAG GACTACCTGGAAAAGTTCTACCAATTACCAAGCAACCAGTATCAGTCTACAAGGAAGAATGGCACTAGTATGATTGTTGAAAAGCTTAAAGAAATGCAACGATTTTTTGGGTTGAATGTGACGGGGAAGCCAAATGAGGAAACTCTGGACATGATGAAAAAGCCTCGCTGTGGAGTGCCTGACACTGGTGATTTTATGTTAACCCCAGGAAACCCCAAGTGGAAACACACTAATTTGACCTACAG GATTCTAAACTATACACCGCAGCTGTCAGAGACTGATGTAGAAGGAGCTATTAAGAAAGCCTTTGAAGTCTGGAGTAAGGTGTCACCTCTCACCTTCACCAGGATTTCACAGGGAGAGGCAGATATCAACATTGCTTTTTTCCAAAGAG ATCATGGTGACAATTCTCCATTTGATGGACCCAATGGAATCCTTGCTCATGCCTTTCAGCCAGGCCAAGGCATTGGAGGAGATGCTCATTTTGATGCCGAAGAAACATGGACCACAAACTCCACAA attaCAACTTATTTCTTGTTGCTGCTCATGAATTTGGCCATTCTTTGGGGCTCGCTCACTCCTTTGACCCTGGTGCCTTGATGTATCCCAATTATGCTTTCAGGGAAACCAGCAACTACTCACTTCCACAAGATGACATCAATGGCATTCAGGCCATCTATG gaacttCAAGTAACCCTATCCAACCTACTGGACCAAGCACACCCAAATCCTGCGACCCCAGATTGACATTTGATGCTATCACCACACTCCGTGgagaaatacttttctttaaagacga GTACTTCTGGAGAAGGCATCCTCAGCTACAAAGAGTCgaaatgaattttatttctctattctgGCCATCCCTTCCAACTGGCATACAGGCTGCTTATGAGGATTTTGACAGGGACCTCATTTTCCTATTCAAAG GCAACCAGTACTGGGCTGTGAGTGGCTATGACATTCAGCAAGGTTATCCCAGGGATATATCAAACTATGGCTTCCCCAGCAGTGTCCAAGCAATTGACGCAGCTGTTTTCTACAGAAGTAAAACATACTTCTTTGTAAATGACCAATTCTGGAG ATATGATAACCAAAGACAATTCATGGAACCAGGTTATCCCAAAAGCATATCAGGTACCTTTCCAGGAATAGAGAATAAAGTTGATGCAGTTTTCCAGCAAGAAc acttcttccttttcttcagtgGACCAAGATATTATGCATTTGATCTTATTGCTGAGAGAGTTACCAGAGTTGCAAGAGCCAATAAATGGCTTAACTGTAGATATAGCTGA